One Triticum dicoccoides isolate Atlit2015 ecotype Zavitan chromosome 3B, WEW_v2.0, whole genome shotgun sequence genomic window, AATAGGTTTTCATGAAAACCACACGTAGATAGAAAAGGTAAGAGTTACACGTGCCAGAAGCGAGGAATACCGCTCGGAAGCCCAATTGAACCTGTCCTCGTTCACCGCTATCTCCATATATTGGATGCCAAGCTTGAAAGGGTAATGGTCCGAGAGGATGGGGCCATAGTCTTCTATTACGCATGCTACACAGACGATATGGTCTTTGGCTTACCGAGAGGGGATAAGTCCACGCGAGTCACCCAGGGTCTCAAAAAGGTCTTAGCTAGGGTCCTTAGGGAGCTCCTACACGGCTTCACTTCTACTGAAATTTCCAGAAAACAACCAGGGAGGCTACAAATTATCGGCTTGCCCCTGTCTCTGAAaagtggaggtcatctccacgtggGTATTCCATCCAAACGATGGGAGAAGAGGATGACACTTGTTCATATTGAAAACTAGAGATGAAGGGAAAGAGGTTTGATTGGAACATGTTCTACAAGAACTCCTGTGTAGAACACGCCCGTATCTATTCTATGGGCTTGCTTCAGGCCAATCCTACTGTTGAAGTAGAAAGCATCGTATTCCGGTTTTTCCAACACTTGATCAGGAACCGGGCGCAGAAATTCCTTGAAGAGAAGGGGATGCCTACAACCAATGCCTAAATAAAGGCATATGCTGAAAAGTGCAACTACTAATAGATTCTGTAAAGGAAGGCCCAGAAGGGCTAAGCTACTGCCCGAAATAGAAGAGGGCGACTAGAGTAGAGGAGCCTAATTCCAATCCAAACAATTGACGAGGGAGTCTAATTATTTTTCCATTCTTGATTGTTTCAATTGCACTTTCTTCATTGGACGGTTGCTTGGAAAGTGCGATAGTTACGGCGCTTGGAGTATACGGATTGAATTCTTCCTTCTTCTATAGGTCTTTTTGGGCGGCGAGGCGGAAAAAAGGTGTAGAGAGGGAGAAGGTACATAAAAAACGATTTCTAAGGTAGAAAAAAGGCATCCACCAGTCATTGAGAACAGCTAATCCTGGAATTAGCAGGCCGGTATGCGAAGAGAATTCGGTATTGAATCCGCGAGGCTAGGTGAAGGAAAGTCCAATATGGGTGGATTACCTTTTTCTGAAGGATAAGTCTCTGGGACTGACTGAACTGAATGTATAGCATCAAGATAAGAAGCACGGTAGTCGAAGTTGTACCTTGTGGGGTGGGGTACAAGTAGACCAGACCAATGATGAAAAGCATAGATACGAGCATGGCCTCCCTGTCTCAAAAGCAGGCCGCCAAGGGTGCTCGCATGAAGCATTTCTCACTCATAAATAAGTAGTTATCACAAATTTAGAAACATGCTCTGATTTCTCTTATTGAATTTCATTCATATTTTCCAGTATTCAGAGTTGCTTGGGAAAAGGTCTAGTCAGGGTCGGTTCTGTTCGGAGTTTCGGGTTGATCGGAAAAAACACCCTAATTAAGACTTTTGTATAGTTTGTGTCAACCTGAGTTTGGTTAAGTGCCCGCCCGCCTAGATAGATACATAAGTGTCAGTTTGAATGAAGTCAAGTGTAAACCGTGTCAACAACGAGAAATTGAAGTGTAAATCTGGATGGTTTGAAGTGGAAACGTTAACATGCAAAAGTGTCTACCTCATTAGAAAAGCAAGCATCTACCGGcgatatattcattcgagtatcaaccggcgtcaaccagttgtcaaactccaaataTTTCGTTCGTAGGGGCATGAAGAAGTTGCTAAACCGGTTGTAAAGTGGCTCTGATAAAAACCATCATTGCTTTATTTTTTACTTTTCATCTAGTAACGTGCATGAATGGATATGGTGGGTAAGATTTGAAAACGTTTGACATCAACCGGGctctactttgcttttactttacttcACTTGCCAGGTCATTGTTGTCGATATTGAGGTGAGGACTCTCTCTTTATTCTCGTTTTATTtatcactaaatgatctaacaaacGCATGATTTGATTACTAAATATTGAGTCATTGAACGAATATTCGAGTAAATTCACCTTTTTCTATGAAAGCGAGGATTGGGCTGGGTTGCTTATTCGTCATCACGGAGCAATCCGGTACCTTTTCTTAGGTGAGCGACTGAGACGAGAGCTTTCAATTATGCCGTTTTGGTAAAATCCCAGGGCTCTTTCTGATTTGATTAAATACTTCTATGTTGTATGATAATAGAAAGTCAAGATCTCACTCGCTTTTCTGCTTTTCTCGGCTGTTGCCTTTTTCCACATCGATTGCTATAGGAGTTCCATCCTCAACCTATGTATGCTCAAAGAACTGGATCACAGAACTCTCAGCCCTTCGCCCTAAGGCTACGAAAACGCTTCTACTCCCTTTCCCTTCCCAATGTCATATCTTTCTTTGACAAGAAGGAAAGATCACTCTCTATCTAAATGATAGAACCACTAGCACGATACCTTTCACATTGGTAAGTCAAATCCTGGTGAAGATATCACGAGCAATGACACGACGACATCATCTCCACTTTGTAGCCCATCGGTCTTCATTCATTGAAGCCAGGGCATTGACTGACTTTCAGCGATCGCTATAAGAAAGACATAAAAAAGTTCTCCTAAACCTGTTCCTTTCCGTTACTACTACTTGGAATTGGAAGTCTAGGAGCAGGACTAACCTTTTTTTTCGTTTAAATAAAGTCGAGATGTAGCTTTCTCTATCTCAATAAATTATTCCACCTCCATTCATTGGAGAACAAAGTGTTATTTGATTAGATCCTTGCTTCAAACTCAACCGAATCAAGTTTCAAAAATAGATGTGGAAGAGGCAAAGGGAAGAGCAGGGTTGCCAAATTGTTTCTCAGAGCTGGACGAAACATCTATCTCTATTTACAATACCCCCAAGAAAACTTTGTCGAAAAAGGTTGTCATCGTAATAGGGATTGCACCTCAACATGGCAGCCCTCAATTCTGCCAATTGTGTGTGACTTGTACTCTTCTAGGCTTCCTCCTTGCCTCAAGTGATTAAACTCATCAACTACACCAACCACATTTCTTACCTCAAACCTCTCTACAATCTCTTGAATTTACTCTTGCCAAGATACTTGTCCCCTATTCACTAAGAAACTGTTGTACCAGCTTTCAGCTCTCCCCCTAAGGTGCATAGCCGAAAGTTCTACCTTGTACCAATCCGTAACTTGGTACACCGAAAAGTAATGTTCACACTTTTGTATCCAAGACCTGGCCCCTTCAAATATTGGAAAAGAAACTCTAGGAGGTTGATGTATCTGCTGCCCTTATTGATATTGATTTTGCGGCCTTTGTTCTTGCAGGTATTGGTACGGGTCATGCTATTGAGTTGGAAGCGGTTGGTTAAGGTAAGTATATATTGGCACTTCTGGTTTCATGGAATTTCCAGCATAGGGCAAAAGTATTGGTTGGGAAAATTGGATATTTGGTATTGAATTGGTCTTGGTTGTGGTGGTGGAGGTGCAGGATTAGGTCTAATATTATCATGTTTTGAGCTGTGAGGAAGGCCATAGGTGGCTAGAAACAAGTGTTCGTGCCAAGGTTTTGAGGGGGATAGAGAGGGTTATTTTTGTGATTGGGTCTTTTAGTTGCTTTGCTACTAGAGGGCTAGGTGGTCAGGGGTTTAAAGGTCTGGAATAGGTGTGAGTGGTGGTCGTATTCAGTACCAATGGTACGGTAATTGGAGGTTCAGGCGGTTCAGGCCTAGGATAAGAGCTAGAGGCTTGTTGAGGGGTAGCCATGGTTTCAGCTTCACTGGCAACAACTGGTAGggacatttgttgtggtgttctaggAAAATGAACCATATTGCCCCTAGTTATGTTAATCGAGCCATGCTCTTCTTCAATGCTCTGCGCCTTCAAAAAAGTAGTTTTGTTGCTTGCGCTATAATTTAGGAGTTTCAACTTAACTAGCATATGTGCATTTGGGTTGTTGGCATATGTCGGCTACATACTGGATGCttttccatcattgttcgacttgcaCAGAAACAATGGGTCCCTTCTGGTTTCTTTTTCTCCCTCCAAGTTTGTTCTTCACTGTAATGTGTGTCAACTCAACAAGAGTGAGCACACCCTTCCTGCTGGTCTTCTTCAACCTTTGTCTGTTCCATTACAACCTGGGTCTTCTATTTCAATGGATTTTCTTGAGGCACTCCCCAAGTTTTATGGTTATAGCTCAATACTTGTGGTCGTGGACCGTTTCACTGGCTCATTTCATTCCTCTATCTCACCCTTTTAGCTTTATACCCTATCTTGTATCAAGTAGTAAGTCTACTCTTCTTACCCCCTCTCCTCTACCTTTTGTGGCCCATCTATTAGCTTTTTGACCATCTTTGAGTCATAGCGAGACGACTCTATCTCTTTTCACAAGTACAGCCGTAAGTACAGTTGCAGGCGTCAACGGTCAGCAGTACTGAGCTACGGAAAGTCTATCGAATTATAGCTACGGAAAGTCTATTGAAAGGACCTAATCAAAGGCTACTACAGCTATAACTGACCCGCCTATGGAATCTATTGGCTCTGTTGAACCGACATGAAATGAAAGAGAGGAAGGCGGAAGCTATTGGCAAATAGAGGGGGATGTTCTCCGTGTCTTTTAGCCCTCACTAGATGACAACTTGCTTACTTTTCACTTCTTCTTAAGCTTGGAAGACTAGTTCCTGACTGACTTGATAGTGCGATGAGCTTACTTGCTCTAGTTCTATCCTCAGGATTTACTTACCTGAGTACCTAGCACCGAGGATCGATGTAATTTATTTTAAAAAGATGTTGTTGATGCTAGCACACATATAAATAGATGTTCCCCACTGCTTGCTTCTCTTACCCGAATGGGGTTTATGCCTTAGTGAAACTCGGGGTAAAGTGGCAGAGGTATGACCTCAGGAAGAAAGAAAGATTGGGCGGGGAAAACGGGGTTCGAACCCGCGACTTCTGGCGTGACAGACCAGCACTCTAACCAACTGAGCTATTTCCCCCTTTCATAACTACTGTCGATTCAACAGTCACCTACTGGTTACCTTTGTAACTATACCAAAGTAGCTGTACAATAGAATGCCCTTCGCCTTTAGTACTTTTCTTATATATATTATGTTATATACTAAATGTGTCAAAGCAATAGAACTTATTGAAAAAAAAACAAGCCCATCTTTCTCAAAAAGGAAGAGAGGGTGCGCCCCCCAGAGAGAACCCCATTCTTTCAAGAAAGTTCTAATTAATTATGTAGAAAAAGAAATAAGGAAAAGGAGTAAGCGAGTAGGGTCAACAAGATTCTAAACAAATACCACAAGTGACGGAACTGACGATGATGAAGAGATAAGGGGCGAAGGATATTTTTTCTATTATTCCAATTCTTATTTATTGATTATGTAATTTATTCAGATCCATATTCATTTTCATTTGCAAATACAAACTCTCTTTCATTTTCTTTTTACTTTTGCGCTAAGGATAAGGGAACTGAGAAAAAAAGAGCTGGCTTGGCTGGTACATCAAGCATATGACATATTGCTTGTTCAGTGTGGTACACATATCTATCAATGTCAATCAAGTAAGAAAATGCATTCCCACTGTCTGAGGAAAAGGTGAAGAATTGCAATTTATTGAGCTTGTAAGGCCCGTTGAAGTCCCCGAGAAAGGGTATAAATAGGGCTATAAGTAGGCCGTTTGCTATTGCAATAAGGGTTGCTCGCCTTTCCTTTTGACGGCTTGGCTTCCTATCGCTCCTATGTAGTGGTCGGCCTTAAAAGGAGTCTTCCTACCATACCATCATGCATGCCTATGTTATAGTGCGTTAAGCTTCGCCAGAAGCAAGCAAGATGATGAAGCGAAGCTTCGTAGACAAGGCTCGTTCCATGCTTGACTTACGAGCTCATGTAGTAAGGCCTCACCCTACTTCAATAAGGGCTTATGCACTCCACTGGTAAACGAGCGTTAGAGCTTTTTGAGCGAGCGAGCGAAGCCTTCCTGGAGCTTCCCCCTTCCCACACCCGAGAATTGCATTTCCGCTTTAGCTTCCCCGGTTTAGTTGGTTTGGAGGATTAATTGATTGGATACCCAATCCGCATAATCTTTCAAAGTCACTGCTTCTAAGACGATAGGCGTAAAGGCATGATTAGTTCCACGAATCTCACTGCACTGACCATAGTAAACGCCTTCTCGTTGTACCGAGATGGAGGTAAGATTTGAATGACCAGGTACAGCATCACATTTGACACCTGAGGAAGGTACAACCCAACTATGAGGTACATCAGCGGGTGTTACAATCATACGTAGATGAGTTTTGGATGGTACAACCACTCTATTGTCAACTTCTAATAAACGTGATTGACCCAATTCTGGATCATCTTCTGGAATCATATAACTGTCAAAAGTGAGTGACTGTTCATCGGAACTGTTATAGTCCGAATACTCATAAGGTTGGGTCGACGCCCGCCTCCCCCCAAACTTGACTTGCAAGTTTCCCCGCAAAAAGCTCTCCATGCCTACTCTTATTTATAAAGAGCACTATTCTTCTTTAGTTAGGTAGTTCTCCCCCTCTATGAGACCGTAAGACCCCGGTGGAATCGAAGGCCCGCTTACTAATAGGCAAGAGGGGACCCTTTCTCGCCCAGCCCTACCGAAATCAGTGAAGCTGGAACCGATGAAGACAATGTTCAACACACATGAGACAAAATGAAGGTATGGGACGGCCAGTTCACCACGGAAAGGGATGCTAGTCGGCTTTGGCAAAGTTGTAGGCCCCAATAGATCAGATCTCCAGAGTGATTCCTCACCTATCCTGCCAGGGGCCAAGTCGAAGGCTCGAGTATAGATTCCCTATGCTCATGTGAACGGCCGGCCCGTAGATCTAAAAGGATCCATAAAAAAGACCGGAAAGTATGTTTGTCCACGAAAAAAAACTTGTTCATGAGACCTCGAATTCCCACGTTCTAGCCTGCATTATGCCAGCAGGTCCCACCCCCAATTTCTTGAGTCACCCTTATCTAAAAAAAGGACAGAGTCTATCTAGATCATAGGATCAGTATATTCAGAGGTCAATTCTCTTTCTTTGACCTCCCACCGTTCACGACATCCCTTGCTTCTCGCAAGAACGGCTCCTCGGTGGAGGAGTAGAAGCGCTGGTCCCCTTCGGTCAAGTGCTTGAGCATGCTCTTACCTACCGTAGGACCTCCGTCCCcgaagcaaagaaggaggagcaggAACAACAGGTTGTCCTCTCTTGGCCTAGTAGTTCCGCAACTATTACCGTGGTTGTTGCCAATGGGGATCCCCCATTCCGAAAGGTAACGGGACCAGCCCTTAGGTCCAAAGTTGTATGCCACTGCTGTGGTGCCGATAGATTCACTACTGAAGCCCCGTTATCGGACATTGCAGGCTTAGCATCTATTTTTCGTATATCGCTCCACCACACCGAGAAGAGGTATGTGTACCTCCAGCAATAACAAGAATGGAACCATAGGCTCCTATGCTGGGAGCATTTCGGGGTATAGGTCTAACCACCTCAACTCCCCGTTTCTGGCATGCTATAGTTCTTTTAGTCTCTCGACGACGGGAATGGGAGATGACCGGTAATCCAGATGCTTCGCGAACCACCGGTACATTTCGTTGCACTTAAATCACCCTCGTTAAGAGGCGCACTCCGATACCATTGATGTCCAATAGCTTTGATAGTAATGGCTGGATCTACTAATACCCCGTCCATTGAGTATAACAGAGCAAACGATGGTATAGCAATGAACAAAAGAATGACACTTGGAAATATGGTCCGAATAATTTCGATAGTACTTCCATGAACAATCCTTTGTGGGATTGGATTAGTTTGCTCGTTGAAATGCCATAAAGCGCGAACCAACATCCGTGATACGAAAACCAAAATAAGAATGAGGAAGAAAAAGATATCGTGATGTAAGTCAATGATTCCTTGCATCATAGGTGTTGCTGCGTCTTTAGATCCTAATTGCCATGGTTCCGCAGCATCACAAAGAGCGATTGTGAGGAATCGACATGATAATGAACGAAGAATCATTGGAATTTCCCATCTTTTTCAGCTCTGCTCCCGAAAAGAGAAAGGAAAGGAGACTGATCTTGACGTCGGTGTTGGTTTTTCCAACGAAAAACAAGAACATTCTTTCACGAACTTCCATGACAAAATGCTAGTTGCCTCGTAACGCATACACCGGAGCGTTTGTCCCATCGACGAAGACTACTTACTATACGCGTTTTCTGAAGAGCAACAACAGAAAAACATAGGTGAACCTGGATACCATACTATTAAAGAGAAAGATACAGACTAACAAGAAATCAAGGACCTCGTGAGTACTACTTAGTTGGCCTCATCAATTAGTCATGCCAATGAGATATCAAGCCCTCGATTCCAACGGGGCTACGGACAAGAAAGGTCCTTTTGAGATTCTATTTCCCCTTGGGTCTATCAAGCTAAACAGTTCGTGGGGATATAAGAAGATCACACTTAGACAACTGTCTACACTACCTCTTTAATGATCCGGATTCCATGACGCATAATTCATTTGTCCATATATATTCCTAATTTCATATTCATCAGCATTTTAAATCGAGCAAGGAGAAGTCGTCGTGTTGGTTCTAGGATGGAatgatcttttgatccaaagaTGCCGGTGCTAAAACCTCTTGTGTCTCTTTTAGTAGGACCGCGAAGGCAAGAGCATTGAGGAAGCAAGGATTCTCCCATAACTAATTAATGCAGGAAAAAACAAGATTTCACTGAAAAAAGGTGCCTAACCCCAGGATTTTTTGATACTTTTCTTGAAATTGACTGGATTTGGAAGAAAATGCACTCAACCTAACAAATCCTGATCAATTCAAGTGGTTAGTTTAAGGGGGTACATGGGGCTGACGCCGAAGGAGATAGGAATGAAGTAGGGCGGGCAGCTACCCAGAGATTGGAATGCCCTATTGACAGGGAATGCTGGTACCACCTACGGTGCTTGATAGTCTTCAATCCAGACAGTCTCGAGAGTACCTTGACCCATAGCATAGGGCTTGATGTGGCTTTGGGGTTTCCCAAAAGGTAATAGAATAGGTAGTTCAGGCACTATCATCAATATGTTGCTGCTATTGAATCCGGTTTTGAATCAAGCAGCAAGAGTCCGACCTCAGGGTCCACCATAGAAAGGCATTCCTCAGTCCCAGAATAGCATGCATACGGGAGCCATATTCCAATCATGTGAGCAGACTTCTTCAATAAGAAAACTGTTGTTCGCGTAGGCCCGGATACAGAGGAAAGGGAGGGGAAGGTATAGAAATCTATCAAAAGAGCACCTTAACGGTGATGCCTAGAAGGAGTCCCTCTTATTTCAGTATATAGGACTTCTTATCCGCGGGACCTAACTAACTACCCGATCGATGGAAAATAAGGGCAAGTCAATACCAGATCGCATTCAACAAAGTAAAACGGGATGAATTCAATCACCAAGACCTGCCACTGGCTGATTCCATAAGCACAGAAAGAAGGGTTTACGAATAAAAAAAGCTGCTCATTAGGGTCTCTTTTCATATCCGGCTATGTGAAAACCCACGTACTCTTCTCTGAAACAGCCTACCTACCTTTTGATTTTTCAGATAAGTAAATAAGCGGACCTCCTTTCcggagatcaagtttctactggacTAACCACGGGTCTTGATCACAAAGTTCTAACGTCAATTCTCTAATGAGAACAGACTCTGTCCACAAGGGCTATCAAGCCAACTATATGGAAGGACCCAGTCCCACATTCCCGCTCGTGTTCCGTTTTCCTTGTGGTTCCCATAGTCGAAGCAGCTTAAAGAAGGTCAGGTTTGGAACTCGTGAGGGATgtttcgttgcatgtggatcttccgcgCCTACTTTGTCCTAAATTTGGTCACCCATGCACTTTTCTAGTTAGGACTCGACTGGGTCCTTTGATAATATAGGTAAGTCGGGCTTCTTTTTAAGCAATATCATGACTAGAATCT contains:
- the LOC119281849 gene encoding cytochrome c oxidase subunit 2-like, whose protein sequence is MILRSLSCRFLTIALCDAAEPWQLGSKDAATPMMQGIIDLHHDIFFFLILILVFVSRMLVRALWHFNEQTNPIPQRIVHGSTIEIIRTIFPSVILLFIAIPSFALLYSMDGVLVDPAITIKAIGHQWYRTYEYSDYNSSDEQSLTFDSYMIPEDDPELGQSRLLEVDNRVVVPSKTHLRMIVTPADVPHSWVVPSSGVKCDAVPGHSNLTSISVQREGVYYGQCSEIRGTNHAFTPIVLEAVTLKDYADWVSNQLILQTN